In Camelina sativa cultivar DH55 chromosome 17, Cs, whole genome shotgun sequence, the genomic stretch CTGAGAAACTTTTGCGGTTGATTCCAAAGGTTATCCATAGAAAATGTTGGTATTATTAGATTGATACTAAAGAACAACATATGTTGAGTTCTATAAttcgttcttttttttgcaggagTGTGGTTGGAAAGGATGGGGAGAAATATCTTATGGAGGGCATGGATCTATTCAGCGTGCTAAAGCTTCAGAGTTTCTGGTGTGCCTTTGGTTAAAATGTCTATGATGTAGTAGCATTATTAAGCACTAGTTTTGCTTGAAATGACTCCTTGTTATGCCTATAATGGATTTTTCATTTCTCATAAAGTGTATACATACTTTACTGTGTGCTTTTTTTTCAGGTTCGATCTTGGATGGAAGAAACCATTCCTGGTGTTAACCACTGCATTCTTTCTTATGTGATTGGGCTTGATAGCTTGAAGGCGACAAACAACGACGCTGAATCATCTTGGCAGTCATGTGGAGATATTAGATTACGTATGGATGGTCTATTCAAACTGAAAGAACATGCAGTCCACTTAACGAAAGAGTTCAATGCTTTATATACAAATGGACCAGCTGGTGGTGGTGGAATTAGGTAATTTCTTATTGTAGCATTACAGTAGTACCAGATCCTGATGGTTTCAGATATCTTATAGACTTGACAGAATGCTTAATTATTGACAAGTTAGAGCATGTTCTGTTTTTATCTCTGATTATGCAGACTGATAATTTTTATCATGGCAATCTCAATGTACCGAAACTTGATATTTGTTAAAATAGAGCATATGAGATGCTGGAAGGTCTTTTTGGTTTGGCTTGACTCCTTGTAATTATTTGCAATCATGCAGTACCGGACACAAGATAGAGATTATTCTTGAAAAGCTTTTGGTATGTCGTCTCTATCGTGAAGTTGTAACTAATATAGCCTTGCATAAATCATATCCTGGCTTCTGATGTTACATGTTTGATTATCTAGGTCAGCCGTGAATCTGTAATCTGGAAAACTGGACTTCAGCACACCAACACATCAAAGTCAGTGACCCCTGAAAATCATTATCCAGTTGCTCAAGAGAAAATCCAAAAGGTTAGTGAGAAAGTACTTGCTCAAACCGGTTAGTTTCTTTGTTGACAGCTATCTTATACTACGCTAAGTGCTAAGACAAAATTAGATAATCGTAGTGATCATAAACTGAATCCAGTTCCTTAGTGAATCAATCTATTGTGTATGGAGATTCTGTACGTATCTGTGTTCAAAACTAGAGGATGAAATTGTGAAAGCATTCTAAACTTAAGTGCTAAACACCTTGGTATTGCTTCCATTTGTAGATCcctaagaaaaatttaaataaccaaacaacgAAAGGTGATCAGTGGACGGGTTTATCTGGAATTNGCTTTTGGTATGTCGTCTCTATCGTGAAGTTGTAACTAATATAGCCTTGCATAAATCATATCCTGGCTTCTGATGTTACATGTTTGATTATCTAGGTCAGCCGTGAATCTGTAATCTGGAAAACTGGACTTCAGCACACCAACACATCAAAGTCAGTGACCCCTGAAAATCATTATCCAGTTGCTCAAGAGAAAATCCAAAAGGTTAGTGAGAAAGTACTTGCTCAAACCGGTTAGTTTCTTTGTTGACAGCTATCTTATACTACGCTAAGTGCTAAGACAAAATTAGATAATCGTAGTGATCATAAACTGAATCCAGTTCCTTAGTGAATCAATCTATTGTGTATGGAGATTCTGTACGTATCTGTGTTCAAAACTAGAGGATGAAATTGTGAAAGCATTCTAAACTTAAGTGCTAAACACCTTGGTATTGCTTCCATTTGTAGATCcctaagaaaaatttaaataaccaaacaacgAAAGGTGATCAGTGGACGGGTTTATCTGGAATTCATCACTCTCCTGCTCCATCTGGCCGAAAGATCCCACTCTACTCTGTTGCTCATAGCCGGGCAGGTGATAAAGGAAACGACATAAACTTCTCACTAATCCCACACTATTCCCCTGATATCGATCGTCTGAAACTCATCATTACTCCTCAATGGGTTAAACATGTGATGTCAGTTCTGTTATCAACCTCTCCGTTTCTTGAAACCGATGCAAAACCAATCGATGAAAATGTGTCTGTAGAGATATATGATGTTAAAGGCATTCATGCTTTGAATGTTGTCGTACGGAACATATTAGATGGTGGAGTCAACTGTTCCAGGAGAATCGATCGACACGGAAAGACAATCTCAGATCTCATCTTGTGTCAACAAGTTGTGTTGTAAGACTACTTTACTTTGCATATCAGGTTTTTCTATTCAAATATTGTGTCGTGTGGTAATGTTAACTAAAAGAGAGACTTGAACTACACTATAATTCTTAAGATAttggaaaaagagaaaatcgACTTAGTGGTGCTTCACTTTCTATTTCATTAAAATTGCATCAACTTACAACTGGGTATCTTGATAGATACGCATACAGATGTATTAAaagcaattttattttattgaagaagaatattatatatttgtataatgTTAGGTTGTTATATTCCTTTGCAGGACCTGACATGGGTTGCACCACCTCAAGACAGTTGGCTTAAAGTAACGTTCCTTAATGGGTTGAAATTGTCAGAAACCAGAACCCTTCTTTTGCTCAACTCCAATCACGTTGCCACCCAATTTTATCTCGTTggttttgcaaaatcaaaaaagagagagaaaaaaaaaaaacttgctcCGTTACAGCCTCACAATTGCAACAAGGTTTCGTATAAAAGAGGACAGAAGTTTCGCAGGTTCCTCCTTTGTCTGAGGTAAAGGTTTCCTTCTTTAACTAATTCCTCAGATGACCTCttgatttgattaaaataaattctaaCCTGTTTTAATCAGGATCTTGGagaaggaaacaacaacaaaagaaaatcaaaaacaaaaaaaaaaacagaaaaatgtctTTCACAGGAACTCTCGACAAATGCAATGCTTGCGATAAGACAGTGTATGTGGTGGACATGTTGTCCATTGAAGGGATGCCTTACCACAAGTCTTGCTTCAGGTGCACCCATTGCAAAGGAACCCTTGTGGTATGTTGCATTATTCTTATACAAGGGATCATTTAGTTCCCAAATTTCTTGTTCAGTTTTCCTATGATCATATTATTCAATCAAAGATTCCAAACATGGAAACAATATTTATGCGTTGATGGCAGATGAGCAACTATTCCTCCATGGACGGAGTCTTGTACTGCAAGACTCATTTTGAGCAATTGTTCAAGGAGTCTGGCAATTTCAGCAAAAATTTTCAACCAGGttcattattataatatatctcCAACTTCGAATCTCTCTTATTTTTCTCCAATCAAATAAATCATCATGATCGTaacaagtttctttcttttatcagGAAAAACTGAGAAGCCTGAGCTGGTACGTTCATCATTTATGTGTACAATGATCATTCTATATGATAATTATGCGTATCaatctttcatttttcattCTTTAATGATTGGACGAATAAATAGGATCTGAAAGAAAATTGACTGCATTGATAATTTCAACATTACAGACTAGGACTCCCAGCAAGATATCTTCCATCTTCTGTGGAACACAAGACAAGTGTGCCGCATGCGAAAAAACTGTTTACCCTCTTGAAAAGGTtggtattttgcatttttttttacatcttcttCCTTATCCAAATATTTACCATCAAGTCCCTAACttgtagatttgtaaatttaagCAAAATTGCAACGAACTGGTACTGtagaaacacaaaattttatgtgCTCGGCATTTCAGTTTTGGGGGTTTTATTTTCCATGTCCTTTGATTTATTCGGTTCATATGATTTATTACTAGATTAGATCAAACgggaaaggaaaagaaaaactgacttttttttttggtctgttTAGTTTACATTGGATACGATATCAGAACGTTGTACTTGGTTGTTGCTGGTTCCATAAAATGTTGAATTGATCGGTTTAATAGGGAATTTGGTTAATTTGCTGCTAACAGGTACAAATGGAAGGAGAATGCTTCCATAAGACATGTTTCCGGTGCGCTCACGGTGGCTGTACGCTCACTCATTCCTCTTACGCCTCCCTAGACAGCGTTCTCTATTGTCGGCATCACTTTAACCAACTCTTCATGGAGAAAGGAAACTACGCTCACGTGCTCCAAGCGACGAACCACCGTCGCACAGCCTCAGGCAACATTCTTCCTGCAGAGGCTACGGAAGATATCGCAGTGGAGACCAAGGAAGAAAACGGCGATTCACAGTCTTGAATATATATCTCTTGTTGAGTGAGTGTtgtgtgatttgatttttatttgtaatgaGTTGTTTCCATAATCAAGAGTCCAgacatgatttttttcttcttcttttgattcgTTGGTATTATTATTGATCACGTTATAATATATTACGGGCGAGAAAAGcaacaaatatgattttttgacAGAGTGATCAGTGATATGCTTGCTTACTGATGGGATGGTCATGGTCTATGCGATATACTgatagtttttttcttatatgtatGTGAAAGAATACGGTATTGTTATCATCTAATCTATTCGGTTCAAAGCAAATTGGGTTATACCGGATAAAATTAAACCAAGTGGTTATCGGGTGATGTGGATCATTCATTTATTTTAGGGAAGCGCAGGGTGTTTTCGTAAATATATCGGGGAAAATAATCCTTACCAAAAATACCAtgaacgatgatgatgatgatgatgatgtctggTTGGCGAGAAACTcatgaatttttccttttttttttttgactgagaaaaacatttgaaaaaacTCTGTTTGGAGCGGAACCGAAGACGAGCCCACGCCATCTGTTCGTACTCTCAGTTCTCAATGATTggttagtctctctctctctctctctctctctctctctctctctctctctctctctttctcgcttCTCGCcgtatttttgattttcaagTCTGAATTGTGTGATGATACCTATATGAATGATGTGGCTTCCTGGAATTTTCCAGAGACAGGTCATACAGGTGTTTAGTTATATATGAAGGTTCGAGGAACCAAGTAAAAGCTCTAGTTTTTGAATTGATTCGACATGGAATTTGCGTCTACTGTTCCACAGCCGATTCTATCTCATGGTGCgagttactactactactgcttTTCAAATCCCAAAGGAATCATCAGCACTAGGATTCCCAAAGTGCACTCGTGTCTTCGTTTCTCTACAAGGTTTTATAGTCATAATTTGCATTCTAgcccaaaaaaatcattacttgGCACTCGCCTCCGAGGTTTTGGGTTTAGGTTAAGTTGTCAGGGCAATGATTCTCTAGATAGTGATGATCGAATTGGGGAATCTTCCGAAAGTACAGATTTGAATGAAGATAAAGACGCGAGTTTGGAGGAGCTCAAGGAGCTACTACACATGGCAGTTAAAGAATTGGAAGTTGCTAGACTTAACAGTACCATGTTTGAGGAAAAGGCTCAGAGATTCTCAGAAAGAGCCATTGCACTCAAGGATGAAGCTGCTACTGCTTGGCATGACGTTAACAAAACCCTTGATGTCATTCGAGATACCGTCGATGAGGAATCTCTTGCTAAAGAAGCTCTTCATAAGGCTACTATGGCCTTATCTCTTGCTGAGGCTAAGCTTCAGGTTATTGTAGAATCACTTGAAGCAGCTGGTTCAGGGAATGATACTCCACAAGAGACTGATGAGAGAACAGATGATGTTAACGATAAAGAGGATGCCCTTTTAGCTGCTAAGGATGATATCAAAGAATGCCAAGTGAATTTAGCAAATTGTGAGGCCCAACTGAATTCTCTGCAAAGCAAAAAAGACGAGCTGCAGAAGGAAGTGGACAAGTTGAGTGAGTTCGCCGAGACAATACAGATCAATGCCTTGAAAGCCGAGGAGGATGTCGCTAACATTATGAAACTCGCTGAGCAAGCTGTAGCATTTGAGCTCGAGGCTACCCAACGCGTTAATGATGCAGAGATCGCTTTGCAGAGAGCAGAAAAGTCTCTCTCCATTTCTCTGACCCCAGAGGAAACTCAGACCCAACTCTCCGATGAAGAAGCTCCTGTCGAGGATGAGGAAGTACTCTCAAGTAATATTGAAGTTGTAAGCCTtcagtttgaaaaagaatcacCTAAAGATGATGATTTATTAGCGGTACAGAACACATCTGATCTTGTGCCTGATATAGCTGGTCAGAAGACTCAAAAACTAACTCAGCCTTATGAGTCAAGCGATCATGAGAATGGAAAGCCAAATATAGAGTCTTCTAAAGTGGTTGAAGCAGATTTTGAAAAGTCAAAGATCAATGTTCAGACCAAAAAACAGGAGAAAGACCAGCCAAAAGAGGGTTCCTCTCTTAATTCTCCCAAGGCATCCTTTAATAAATCCTCCCGTTTCTTTTCtgcatctttcttctcttccaatcCAGATGGGACCGCCACAGTGTTTGCGAGTCTGGTTGATTCTGTCAAAAAGCAATGGCCCAAGCTAGTTCTTGGGATTGCACTTCTTGGAGCAGGGTCAGTTTGAAAATATACTCTTACTCTCGTCAATTTTTGTAGGATCATTTAAGTACTTAAAGTTTAGTCTTTTTGTTGATATGCTCTTCTTATCCGTTCCAGACTGACATTATACTCCAATGGAGTAGGGGGAAACAATCAGCTGCTTCAACAGCCAGATGTTACCAGCACTAGTACAGAAGACGGCTTTTCCAGTACGAAGCCATTGATCCGGCAAGTGCAAAAAATTCCCAAGAGAATTAAAAAACTACTTGAGATGCTCCCTCACCAGGAGGTATTAAagattgttcttgttttttttcaaagtgAACATTATTTTGAATGTACTTTGCAGGCTGAAACTTTCTACCATTATTAGGTCAATGAGGAAGAAGCTtccctttttgattttttgtggTTACTGCTGGCAAGCGTCATATTTGTGCCTTTATTTCAGAAGATTCCTGGAGGTAAGtaggattcttttttttgtttcttatccaTTGCACCACTATTTGTTATCCCTTTCCCTCAAAACTTTTACGATTTCCATGTTCTCATCAGTCAAAAACAATTTCAGTTCTGGTCTCGCAATCATGTTGCATAGAGATTTATGTGCCATCTTGATGGCTTCATCTGCTGCAATGTATAGGCAGCCCTGTTCTTGGGTATTTGGCAGCTGGAATTCTGATTGGTCCATATGGTCTTTCGATAATCCGTAATGTGCACGGGACCAGGGCCATCGCAGAATTTGGAGttgttttcttgcttttcaACATTGGCCTTGAGGTATACTATTTGATATATGTTTGTGTATCCTGTTGCTTTCAAATTGTGTTTGGTCGAAAagccaaattttgttttgttttgatttgacaGCTATCTGTTGAAAGACTGAGTTCCATGAAGAAATATGTTTTTGGATTAGGCTCCGCTCAGGTGATATGTAGATCTGCGTATATCATTCCCCATTATTTATCAACTACTACAATACGTACATGCTTAATTTGTACTACTATTGTTGAAATCTAGGTTCTATTGACAGCAGCTGTAGTTGGATTGATTGCCCATTATGTTGCTGGTCAAGCTGGTCCAGCGGCAATAGTGATTGGAAATGGCCTGGCACTGTCCTCCACTGCTGTTGTCCTTCAGGTGACCTTTTTGGTTGTATTCACATAGGTGTCTTAATGAAAGGAAAGTCTGTAACAGCCCTTTCATGATTTTTATGCAATGACGCTATGGTTGAACAGAAACAATGTACCTGGTTTTCAGGTTCTACAAGAACGAGGTGAGAGTACATCCAGACATGGAAGGGCTTCATTTTCCGTCTTGCTTTTCCAGGTCGGTTCAGAACATAGTTAATTCTGTACTTTTGTAACGACAACTATGCTGAGGCATTTCTCATcagtttgttgtttttcttcacAGGATCTAGCTGTTGTTGTTTTACTGATTCTCATCCCACTTATTTCACCTAATTCATCGAAAGGAGGGGTAAGCTCATCTCAAGGATTTCTTTTTCTGCTCGATGCCATGTGCTGAAATTGCTACTATGCGAGATATACTAAAGGAAGTCTAGTAAGTATCAGTGCTAGCAAAATGCTAAGTTACTAGCTGCTGTTTACAGATTGGATTTCAAGCCATCGCTGAAGCTCTTGGGCTTGCTGCAGTCAAAGCAGCAGTTGCTATTACTGCCATAATTGCTGGTGGCCGTCTTGTAAGGCTCAGATACTTTTAACTTTTGAGATCCCGGAtattaaaataagttaattACCACCAAACTTGTTAGATGAATGTTTTAGATTTGCTACAAAAGGAAGAGGCATGTTTTCATGAACTACTGTGCTGTCACTGCTACTTCCAGTACTCAGTTCATCTGTTTCAATAGAGTTTTAATCTATGGCATTTTGTGGCATACAGCTTCTTCGACCAATCTACAAGCAAATTGCAGAAAACAGAAACGCTGAGATATTCTCTGCCAACACGCTTCTTGTTATTCTTGGGACTAGTTTATTGACAGCCAGGGTATGACAGTGACCTTGTTGGTATTGGACTATTTTACTGACATGCTATTCGTTTCCGTCACCTAATTTTTCCGCTTCTATGAATCAGGCTGGACTTTCCATGGCACTAGGAGCGTTTTTGGCTGGTCTACTCCTTGCAGAGACAGAATTTTCCTTGCAAGTGGAATCAGATATTGCTCCATATCGTGGTCTTTTACTGGGACTCTTCTTCATGACGGTAACATAACTTTCCTTATAACTGTATCCATATTTTGGAAAGAATCACGAATTATAGATGGTGAAAAGTAAGACTTACTTGTGTTTTAGTAAGATCCTGATATTAGTAATCAACTGTAAGCACAGGtataaaaactaacaaaaagagTTCCTTTCATTTCAGGTTGGCATGTCTATTGATCCGAAATTACTTCTCTCTAATTTCCCTGTGATAGTGGGAACTTTGGGACTCTTGATAGTGGGAAAGACTATGTTAGTCGTGATTATGGGCAAATTGTTCGGCATTTCAATAATATCTGCAATTCGGGTAGGGCTACTTCTGGCCCCGGGGGGAGAATTTGCATTTGTTGCTTTCGGAGAAGCTGTCAATCAGGTTTGTCATCTACATGAGTATATAAGCACCAATGTTCTTCAAAACTTAATGGTTTTCAACTACCTTTTATCCCTGTAGGCCTaatatgtggttgtttcttcaGGGTATAATGTCTCCCCAGTTATCTTCGTTGCTGTTTCTTGTCGTGGGAATCTCAATGGCTATCACACCTTGGTTAGCTGCTGGTGGCCAGTTAATTGCATCTCGGTTTGAGTTGCATGATGTTCGAAGTTTGTTGCCGGTTGAGAGTGAGGTAGGAATCATGATGTTTCGTTTATAGCATATATAACTCTGTCAGGAAATAATCCATCAATCCTGGTACCACCTGAATTCAGTGAAGCTCACACGTTCTCTAATTGAGAAATTCATTACAAGACCGACTGATGagtgtatttttttcttgtctgaTTTTATTTGCAGACGGATGATTTGCAAGATCACATAATTATTTGCGGATTTGGTCGAGTTGGGCAGGTTTAATACACTATCTGAACTTCTTTAGTTTATGCTCTTATATGAGAACCTCTCTCTAGATAGTCTGCTTCACAGGATAGGTCGTAGTATCTAACCTCAtgaccattttttgtttgtaacttGTAGATAATCGCTCAGCTTCTCTCGGAAAGACTTATCCCATTTGTTGCCCTCGATGTCAGCAGGTAACATTACGTTCCTTATTCATTGCCTCTATTGTCAGATAATCTTTGTGGGCTAAAGTAGGTTTCAAATGTTTTGTTCTCGTATCAATCTGGAAATGTGGGGACTATCAGTAAtttccacacacacacacacacgctgAGATTACATTTGAATCTCTCTGCTTTATAAGTCTAGTTTCAAGATTGCACCTGGCCTCTTTCTCACATTCTGTGCTTACCTGAAATTAAAACCTCGTATTTAAATCTACAGTGATAGAGTGACTATCGGGCGTTCCTTGGATCTTCCTGTTTATTTCGGAGACGCTGGTAGTAGAGAGGTACACAcgcacacaaaaagaaaaagagaaaaagacacACTAGACAATTACAGATTAGATCAGCATTTGAATTATTACTTCActtgtgccaaaaaaaaaaaaaaaaagaNNNNNNNNNNNNNNNNNNNNNNNNNNNNNNNNNNNNNNNNNNNNNNNNNNNNNNNNNNNNNNNNNNNNNNNNNNNNNNNNNNNNNNNNNNNNNNNNNNNNNNNNNNNNNNNNNNNNNNNNNNNNNNNNNNNNNNNNNNNNNNNNNNNNNNNNNNNNNNNNNNNNNNNNNNNNNNNNNNNNNNNNNNNNNNNNNNNNNNNNNNNNNNNNNNNNNNNNNNNNNNNNNNNNNNNNNNNNNNNNNNNNNNNNNNNNNNNNNNNNNNNNNNNNNNNNNNNNNNNNNNNNNNNNNNNNNNNNNNNNNNNNNNNNNNNNNNNNNNNNNNNNNNNNNNNNNNNNNNNNNNNNNNNNNNNNNNNNNNNNNNNNNNNNNNNNNNNNNNNNNNNNNNNNNNNNNNNNNNNNNNNNNNNNNNNNNNNNNNNNNNNNNNNNNNNNNNNNNNNNNNNNN encodes the following:
- the LOC104754335 gene encoding LIM domain-containing protein PLIM2b-like, with protein sequence MSFTGTLDKCNACDKTVYVVDMLSIEGMPYHKSCFRCTHCKGTLVMSNYSSMDGVLYCKTHFEQLFKESGNFSKNFQPGKTEKPELTRTPSKISSIFCGTQDKCAACEKTVYPLEKVQMEGECFHKTCFRCAHGGCTLTHSSYASLDSVLYCRHHFNQLFMEKGNYAHVLQATNHRRTASGNILPAEATEDIAVETKEENGDSQS
- the LOC104754337 gene encoding K(+) efflux antiporter 1, chloroplastic, with product MEFASTVPQPILSHGASYYYYCFSNPKGIISTRIPKVHSCLRFSTRFYSHNLHSSPKKSLLGTRLRGFGFRLSCQGNDSLDSDDRIGESSESTDLNEDKDASLEELKELLHMAVKELEVARLNSTMFEEKAQRFSERAIALKDEAATAWHDVNKTLDVIRDTVDEESLAKEALHKATMALSLAEAKLQVIVESLEAAGSGNDTPQETDERTDDVNDKEDALLAAKDDIKECQVNLANCEAQLNSLQSKKDELQKEVDKLSEFAETIQINALKAEEDVANIMKLAEQAVAFELEATQRVNDAEIALQRAEKSLSISLTPEETQTQLSDEEAPVEDEEVLSSNIEVVSLQFEKESPKDDDLLAVQNTSDLVPDIAGQKTQKLTQPYESSDHENGKPNIESSKVVEADFEKSKINVQTKKQEKDQPKEGSSLNSPKASFNKSSRFFSASFFSSNPDGTATVFASLVDSVKKQWPKLVLGIALLGAGLTLYSNGVGGNNQLLQQPDVTSTSTEDGFSSTKPLIRQVQKIPKRIKKLLEMLPHQEVNEEEASLFDFLWLLLASVIFVPLFQKIPGGSPVLGYLAAGILIGPYGLSIIRNVHGTRAIAEFGVVFLLFNIGLELSVERLSSMKKYVFGLGSAQVLLTAAVVGLIAHYVAGQAGPAAIVIGNGLALSSTAVVLQVLQERGESTSRHGRASFSVLLFQDLAVVVLLILIPLISPNSSKGGIGFQAIAEALGLAAVKAAVAITAIIAGGRLLLRPIYKQIAENRNAEIFSANTLLVILGTSLLTARAGLSMALGAFLAGLLLAETEFSLQVESDIAPYRGLLLGLFFMTVGMSIDPKLLLSNFPVIVGTLGLLIVGKTMLVVIMGKLFGISIISAIRVGLLLAPGGEFAFVAFGEAVNQGIMSPQLSSLLFLVVGISMAITPWLAAGGQLIASRFELHDVRSLLPVESETDDLQDHIIICGFGRVGQIIAQLLSERLIPFVALDVSSDRVTIGRSLDLPVYFGDAGSREVLHKIGAERACAAVVALDAPGANYRCVWALSKYYPNVKTFVRAHDVVHGLNLEKAGATAVVPETLEPSLQLAAAVLAQAKLPTSEIANTINEFRTRHLSELTELSEASGSSLGYGFSRATKPKPPTDASDENPIIESGTLAI